From the Acaryochloris thomasi RCC1774 genome, one window contains:
- a CDS encoding serine/threonine-protein kinase has translation MIGQLLSGRYKLIRPLGAGGMGQTYVAEDTQRPGNPVCVVKQLKPPTNDPSFLTIAKRLFNKEAETLEHLGHHNQIPQLLAYFEHGQEFFLVQDFVEGHPLSQELGQRWPEDQVIQLLDEALTILDFVHSQNVIHRDIKPDNIIRRQKDDRLVLIDFGAVKQVRSQNTVLASQVSQSVAVGTPGYMPSEQVSGHPRPSSDLYALGKIGIQALTGLLPTQLLEDADGEVIWREQAQVSEGLAAFLTKMVRHYFKMRYQTAGEALEALRQLRVAPTEVVAPVPPPIPPINAQPVVPTQPQPVATVQPDYTVPVAAPTPAPISQPESSRSLVPLFIGAGLLAAGLVGGAVALQSSFNNSSPTVEVTPKADAGAALLVQAQDEAETGDLGEAVAIATQISTDSDSYAGATESIEQWQTDWDEQNDLFERAETALSAGRWIEARNAARALPNNDYWEPKTTPIIAKAKRELDAIKAPKPTPTPTATPTPTPTPTPTATPTPTPGSPSGTFQDDTWQVTLRGENSNLTYEGRNLKTGDSLNLSGATVATSQDRKVYTWYNGDYQYRVSWRPSDASVLRLQVITPKGRELINSLLYERT, from the coding sequence ATGATTGGTCAACTTCTCTCAGGACGCTACAAACTGATCCGTCCCCTCGGGGCTGGGGGTATGGGACAAACTTATGTTGCTGAAGACACACAGCGCCCTGGAAACCCTGTTTGTGTTGTCAAGCAACTAAAGCCACCGACGAATGATCCGAGTTTTCTGACCATTGCCAAACGCCTCTTCAATAAAGAGGCAGAGACTCTAGAGCATCTAGGTCATCACAATCAAATCCCACAGTTGCTGGCTTACTTCGAGCATGGCCAAGAGTTTTTCCTCGTCCAAGATTTTGTTGAAGGCCATCCCCTCAGCCAAGAACTCGGTCAGCGCTGGCCTGAAGATCAAGTGATTCAGCTCTTAGATGAAGCCTTGACGATTTTAGATTTTGTCCACAGCCAAAACGTCATTCACCGCGATATTAAGCCCGACAACATCATCCGGCGGCAAAAAGACGACAGGCTGGTTCTGATTGATTTCGGAGCCGTTAAACAGGTTCGCTCTCAAAACACCGTCCTCGCCAGTCAGGTCAGCCAAAGCGTTGCGGTCGGTACACCGGGCTATATGCCCAGCGAACAGGTCAGCGGTCATCCCCGCCCCAGCAGCGATCTCTATGCCCTTGGGAAAATCGGCATTCAAGCGCTGACGGGCCTATTACCAACCCAGCTACTCGAAGATGCAGATGGTGAAGTGATTTGGCGTGAACAGGCACAAGTCAGTGAAGGGTTAGCGGCATTTCTCACCAAGATGGTGCGTCACTATTTCAAGATGCGCTATCAAACGGCAGGGGAGGCGCTAGAGGCGCTGCGTCAGCTTCGCGTTGCACCGACAGAAGTTGTAGCCCCTGTTCCGCCACCGATTCCACCGATTAATGCTCAGCCCGTCGTCCCGACACAGCCTCAACCGGTGGCGACGGTACAGCCTGACTACACGGTACCTGTTGCGGCTCCGACTCCAGCACCGATTAGCCAACCGGAGTCTTCTCGATCCCTAGTCCCTCTTTTTATTGGCGCGGGGTTGCTGGCTGCTGGCTTAGTGGGGGGTGCGGTTGCTTTGCAGTCTAGTTTCAACAATTCGTCGCCAACGGTTGAAGTCACGCCTAAAGCAGATGCAGGTGCTGCGCTTTTAGTTCAGGCACAGGATGAAGCAGAGACAGGAGATCTAGGGGAGGCCGTTGCGATCGCAACCCAAATCTCAACCGACAGCGACAGCTATGCAGGGGCAACAGAATCCATCGAACAGTGGCAGACCGACTGGGATGAACAGAATGACCTGTTTGAAAGAGCTGAAACCGCCCTCTCTGCGGGCCGCTGGATTGAAGCGAGAAATGCCGCTCGGGCACTTCCCAACAATGACTACTGGGAACCTAAAACAACCCCCATCATTGCTAAAGCCAAGCGCGAACTAGATGCCATTAAAGCGCCTAAGCCGACTCCGACCCCAACCGCAACGCCCACCCCGACCCCGACTCCAACGCCCACCGCAACGCCCACGCCTACCCCTGGCTCACCCTCAGGAACGTTTCAAGATGACACTTGGCAGGTCACCCTGCGGGGAGAAAACAGCAACTTAACTTACGAGGGACGCAACCTCAAAACAGGCGATTCTCTGAATCTATCGGGAGCCACGGTTGCCACCAGTCAAGATCGCAAAGTTTATACCTGGTACAACGGTGACTATCAGTATCGAGTGAGCTGGCGGCCCAGTGACGCCTCGGTCCTCCGGCTGCAGGTGATCACACCCAAGGGCAGAGAACTGATCAATAGCCTTCTCTATGAGAGGACTTGA